One genomic window of Mucilaginibacter sp. SJ includes the following:
- a CDS encoding RagB/SusD family nutrient uptake outer membrane protein, translating into MKKNFKIATIISVLTFLSVSCKKDLLNVTPTDRLSTAVFWKSASDADLALSGLYNYLYAGGGNWGCSQYEIFGWDNYTDDSYGQYDYGGGLTATSSGITPMTGGYVSSYYSNNYQAIAAINSFLANVGKVLSGTQLDQYKGEAYFLRAFNYFYLAQLYGNVPIVTADPFTVDYKKGLAKSTRDDVLKFVETDLDAAIATLPDNSYTGHAVKATAQGYKVRVLLFEKKYAEAAQLANAIIQGGKFSLASNYAGNFYKPDQNTSPEIMFSVRYLAPNILHADAAVAVTVQRWKGYLGTQDLINEYEAGDPRKTMTFYFSGDTNAQGWPFTGDLAVATPGKDSWITGYYAVKKWLTPGLVNPDYGTIDDNDFVLLRFADIKLMYAEAQNEATGPNASVYQQINEVRARPGVNMAALPAGLTQAQMRDKIRHERRVEFAMEGIRYFDLRRWGIATQKINGFVSNPLVPNTKLKYEDKYEYWPIPQTEIDRNQGVLTQNPGY; encoded by the coding sequence AAAGAATTTTAAAATTGCAACCATCATATCTGTGTTAACATTTTTATCAGTATCCTGTAAAAAGGATTTATTGAATGTTACGCCTACAGACAGGCTTTCCACAGCAGTATTTTGGAAGTCAGCATCGGATGCTGACCTTGCCCTCTCGGGGCTTTATAATTACCTTTATGCCGGTGGCGGTAATTGGGGATGTTCTCAATATGAAATTTTTGGATGGGATAACTATACTGACGATTCCTACGGACAATATGACTACGGTGGTGGCCTTACCGCAACAAGTAGTGGTATAACACCGATGACCGGAGGGTATGTTTCCAGCTACTATAGCAATAATTATCAGGCAATAGCTGCCATTAATTCATTTCTCGCGAATGTAGGCAAAGTACTTTCAGGAACTCAACTGGATCAATATAAAGGGGAGGCCTACTTTTTGCGGGCGTTCAATTACTTTTATTTGGCTCAGCTTTATGGTAATGTTCCCATTGTAACGGCAGATCCATTTACTGTTGATTATAAAAAAGGTCTGGCGAAATCCACGCGGGATGATGTACTTAAATTTGTGGAAACGGATCTCGACGCTGCAATAGCTACATTACCGGACAATTCTTATACAGGTCATGCAGTAAAGGCGACTGCGCAGGGTTATAAAGTACGGGTATTACTGTTTGAAAAAAAATATGCTGAAGCGGCGCAGTTAGCAAATGCAATAATACAAGGCGGGAAGTTCTCATTGGCATCTAACTACGCCGGCAATTTTTATAAACCTGATCAGAATACAAGTCCGGAAATCATGTTTTCTGTGCGCTATCTTGCACCTAACATTCTTCATGCGGATGCAGCAGTCGCTGTGACTGTGCAACGCTGGAAAGGGTATCTTGGTACCCAGGATCTGATTAACGAATACGAAGCCGGCGACCCGAGAAAAACAATGACTTTTTATTTTTCTGGTGATACAAATGCGCAAGGCTGGCCTTTTACCGGTGACCTGGCGGTTGCTACACCTGGCAAAGATAGCTGGATAACCGGCTATTATGCTGTCAAAAAATGGCTGACGCCTGGACTAGTAAACCCCGATTATGGGACTATAGACGACAACGATTTCGTTTTGCTCCGATTTGCTGACATTAAATTAATGTACGCTGAAGCACAAAACGAAGCTACAGGACCGAATGCCTCTGTTTATCAGCAAATCAATGAAGTACGTGCGCGGCCGGGAGTAAATATGGCAGCTTTGCCCGCTGGATTGACGCAGGCTCAAATGAGGGATAAAATAAGACATGAGCGGCGCGTGGAATTCGCAATGGAAGGCATACGTTACTTCGATTTGAGGAGATGGGGGATCGCAACTCAGAAAATAAATGGCTTTGTGTCAAATCCATTAGTGCCAAACACCAAATTAAAGTATGAAGACAAATACGAATATTGGCCAATACCACAAACTGAGATTGACAGGAACCAGGGGGTGCTAACTCAAAATCCTGGTTATTGA
- a CDS encoding aldo/keto reductase, whose protein sequence is MSSQKTPSTDLEFPSIIFGTSSLGNLYTELDDKIKLAIVKECINQTSGKVYFDSAGKYGAGLALESLGASLASLNTNHSKIVISNKLGWLRTKLTSAEPTFEPGIWKGLKHDAIQHLGYEQIMDCFRQGNTLLKGFVADLVSVHDPDEYLEIGRNNDEINGLYYEVLDSYKALSELKQRGKVKAVGVGAKNWRVIERIHKDVKLDWVMIANSMTIKSHPIDLLDFMRELESEGVKIVNSAVFHSGFLTGGDYYDYKFVSREDQQYSDLFEWRDLFFSCCLKYGVKPAHACVQFALKAPGVVSIALNTTNPERVKENVKMVHEPVPVKLWDELMEKGLISSYFFKNQILKKA, encoded by the coding sequence ATGTCTTCTCAAAAAACACCATCAACTGACCTTGAATTTCCTTCAATAATTTTTGGCACAAGCAGCTTGGGGAATCTCTATACCGAATTGGACGATAAAATCAAGTTGGCAATAGTTAAAGAATGCATTAACCAAACCAGTGGTAAAGTGTATTTTGACTCAGCGGGTAAATATGGCGCTGGTCTGGCCTTGGAGTCGTTGGGAGCTTCACTGGCATCGCTCAATACTAACCATAGTAAGATAGTTATCAGCAACAAACTTGGTTGGTTGCGAACGAAATTGACGTCTGCAGAACCAACCTTTGAACCGGGTATCTGGAAAGGGCTTAAACATGACGCAATACAACACTTGGGTTATGAACAAATTATGGATTGCTTTCGTCAAGGCAATACCTTACTTAAGGGTTTCGTAGCTGACCTCGTCTCTGTGCACGATCCTGACGAATATTTGGAAATAGGAAGAAACAACGACGAAATTAATGGTCTTTATTATGAAGTCCTGGATTCATACAAAGCTCTATCTGAACTTAAACAAAGGGGTAAAGTGAAGGCTGTAGGTGTCGGAGCGAAAAATTGGCGAGTGATTGAACGTATTCATAAGGACGTAAAATTGGATTGGGTAATGATCGCTAATAGCATGACAATCAAAAGTCATCCGATTGATCTATTAGATTTTATGAGGGAACTAGAGTCGGAGGGCGTGAAAATTGTCAATTCGGCGGTGTTTCATTCGGGTTTTTTGACCGGTGGTGATTATTATGATTATAAATTTGTGAGCCGTGAGGATCAGCAATATTCGGATTTATTTGAATGGAGGGACTTATTTTTTAGTTGCTGTCTCAAGTACGGCGTAAAACCTGCCCATGCCTGTGTACAGTTCGCGTTGAAAGCACCCGGAGTTGTAAGTATTGCGTTAAATACCACTAATCCTGAGAGGGTTAAAGAAAATGTTAAGATGGTTCACGAGCCCGTTCCAGTTAAGCTTTGGGATGAATTGATGGAGAAAGGATTGATTAGCTCATATTTTTTTAAAAACCAAATTTTAAAAAAGGCATAA
- a CDS encoding zinc-binding alcohol dehydrogenase family protein, giving the protein MQAIVCEEPGKLVFKEEERPEIKEGYAQIKIRRIGVCGTDLHAFEGTQPYFNYPRILGHELSGDLVETGGAKGFHKGDVVTFIPYFNCGFCIACRSGKPNCCVKIDVCGVHIDGGMTEYLNVPAYSLVHGAGLSYDELALVEPLAIGAHSIRLADVTPGEFILVIGAGPIGLGIMEFARIAGGKIIAMDLNAGRLEFCRDRLKVDHIINVSTENVLERLSVITKKDMPSVVIDATGSLKAINEGFQYMAHGARYVLVGLQKGEISLSHPEFHRREAKLMSSRNANREDFEHVITSMKKGLVKPANYITHRIPLSRVKDEFENWLDPANGVIKAIIEVD; this is encoded by the coding sequence ATGCAAGCTATAGTTTGTGAAGAACCAGGCAAACTGGTTTTCAAAGAAGAAGAAAGACCAGAAATAAAGGAGGGCTATGCCCAGATCAAAATCAGGAGAATAGGTGTTTGCGGAACAGATCTTCATGCTTTTGAGGGAACGCAGCCTTATTTTAATTATCCCCGTATTCTTGGCCATGAACTTTCAGGGGATTTGGTTGAAACCGGCGGTGCAAAAGGTTTTCATAAGGGAGACGTTGTAACGTTTATCCCCTACTTCAACTGCGGTTTTTGTATAGCCTGCAGATCGGGAAAGCCGAACTGCTGTGTTAAAATTGATGTTTGCGGCGTACATATAGATGGCGGAATGACCGAATACCTGAATGTTCCGGCCTATTCACTTGTACATGGTGCAGGTTTAAGCTATGACGAGCTGGCGTTGGTAGAACCCCTGGCGATAGGTGCTCACAGTATCAGGCTGGCAGATGTAACACCGGGTGAATTTATACTGGTCATTGGCGCCGGCCCGATAGGCCTCGGCATCATGGAGTTTGCCCGTATTGCCGGTGGAAAAATCATCGCGATGGACTTAAATGCCGGGCGGCTTGAATTTTGCAGGGACAGGCTTAAGGTAGATCATATCATCAACGTAAGCACTGAAAATGTTTTGGAGCGGTTGTCCGTGATCACCAAAAAAGATATGCCTTCAGTGGTGATAGATGCCACCGGCAGCCTGAAAGCGATTAACGAAGGATTCCAATACATGGCACACGGGGCCAGATATGTATTAGTGGGCTTGCAAAAGGGAGAAATCAGTTTAAGTCACCCGGAATTTCACAGACGAGAGGCGAAATTAATGAGCAGCAGAAATGCTAACCGGGAGGATTTTGAGCATGTGATTACATCAATGAAAAAAGGGTTGGTGAAACCGGCCAACTATATAACGCACCGCATCCCACTTAGCCGCGTTAAAGATGAATTTGAGAACTGGCTTGATCCTGCCAATGGCGTAATAAAAGCAATAATAGAAGTTGATTAG
- a CDS encoding L-rhamnose mutarotase encodes MKRYCLALDLKDDPQLIAEYEHWHKAENSWPEIRKSILDAEILDMQIYRTGNRLFMIMETGEKYQPAKKAEMDADNVKVQEWEQLMWKFQQPLPWAKEGEKWVVMEQIFQL; translated from the coding sequence ATGAAAAGATACTGTTTAGCTCTTGACTTAAAGGACGACCCTCAACTGATAGCAGAATATGAGCATTGGCATAAGGCAGAAAACAGCTGGCCTGAAATACGAAAAAGCATCCTGGATGCGGAGATCCTGGATATGCAGATTTACCGGACCGGGAACCGTTTATTTATGATCATGGAAACAGGAGAAAAGTACCAACCAGCTAAAAAGGCAGAGATGGATGCTGACAATGTTAAGGTACAGGAGTGGGAACAGTTGATGTGGAAATTTCAGCAACCCCTACCCTGGGCGAAAGAAGGGGAAAAATGGGTGGTTATGGAACAAATTTTTCAGCTTTAG
- a CDS encoding LytR/AlgR family response regulator transcription factor: protein MPNVLIIEDELPNILRLEKMLRLSDKNITIAATLQTVQDSIQWLKKHEQPDIIFMDIRLTDGLSFEIFNHVKITAPVIFITAYDEYALRAFEVNGIDYLLKPLEADKLEKSLSKAKAIAGLGSNESILSLVKSMQTKQPIYRSRFLIAYRDKFLLVMANDVAYFTSENKATFLITHDSQRYMIDQTLEILERDLDPDVFFRISRQFIASLKSIYKIHQSFNGQLKIELIPASDEAVLMSREKSSQLKKWLDQSDL, encoded by the coding sequence ATGCCCAATGTTTTAATCATTGAAGATGAGCTTCCTAATATACTCAGGCTCGAAAAAATGCTTCGTCTTTCAGACAAGAACATTACAATAGCCGCGACACTGCAAACTGTGCAGGATAGTATTCAATGGCTGAAAAAACATGAACAACCCGATATTATTTTTATGGATATCAGGCTTACTGACGGTTTAAGTTTTGAAATCTTTAACCATGTGAAGATCACAGCACCGGTGATCTTCATTACAGCTTATGACGAGTATGCGCTCAGGGCCTTTGAAGTAAACGGCATAGATTATTTGCTAAAACCTTTGGAAGCCGATAAATTGGAAAAAAGTTTATCTAAAGCGAAGGCCATTGCCGGACTAGGTAGCAACGAAAGCATACTGAGTCTTGTCAAAAGCATGCAGACCAAGCAGCCGATATATCGTTCCCGGTTTTTAATCGCTTACAGAGACAAATTCCTATTAGTGATGGCAAACGATGTCGCTTATTTCACTTCGGAAAATAAAGCAACGTTCCTGATCACTCATGATTCACAACGGTATATGATCGATCAAACTTTGGAAATCCTGGAAAGAGACCTTGACCCCGATGTGTTTTTTAGGATAAGCCGCCAGTTCATCGCCTCACTGAAATCTATCTATAAGATTCATCAATCCTTTAACGGCCAGTTAAAAATTGAGCTTATCCCTGCCTCAGACGAAGCCGTGTTGATGAGCCGTGAAAAATCAAGCCAGTTAAAAAAATGGCTAGATCAATCAGATTTATAA
- a CDS encoding sensor histidine kinase: MILINPTDRTFNSWRYYEFSDFILEFSFSIVYATVLFETGIQLTAWLNKWYSWDRRIKSRFVLQFILHIGIVSIGIILFFKIKFPHYFGYDELMLRQTVIISVIFSLLITAVFAAEYFFHKWHDVKLKTLEMEHLTTQAQLDALKLQLDPHFLFNNLSVVTALIEDQPSTAISYVAKLSSIYRYMLMNRTLNVIPLAEELEFIKSYLFLYQIRYGNGINVRIDEIGSAALSSVPPLTLQLLIENAIKHNLFSTESPLNIHIYFRDSQFMVVENNKIPKTNPEPSTNVGLKNIMERYRLLSDQIPLITDENLFFRVEIPLIDPHHSKL; this comes from the coding sequence ATGATACTGATCAATCCTACAGACCGGACCTTTAACAGCTGGCGATACTATGAATTTAGTGACTTTATCCTCGAATTCTCATTTAGTATAGTTTATGCCACCGTTTTATTTGAAACAGGTATCCAGCTGACCGCATGGCTTAATAAATGGTATTCCTGGGATAGACGAATCAAAAGCAGGTTTGTGCTTCAGTTTATTTTACACATTGGCATCGTTTCCATAGGGATTATTTTGTTCTTTAAAATTAAGTTTCCTCATTATTTTGGTTATGACGAGCTAATGCTCCGGCAAACGGTTATTATAAGTGTAATTTTCTCTTTGTTGATCACTGCGGTTTTTGCGGCAGAGTATTTTTTTCACAAATGGCATGACGTCAAGCTAAAGACGTTGGAAATGGAACATCTGACAACTCAGGCGCAATTGGATGCATTGAAATTGCAACTTGATCCGCATTTCCTGTTCAATAACCTGAGTGTCGTAACAGCTTTGATCGAAGATCAACCGTCCACTGCAATTTCCTATGTTGCCAAATTGTCTTCAATTTACAGGTACATGTTGATGAACAGAACGCTGAATGTGATCCCATTAGCCGAGGAGCTTGAATTTATAAAGTCTTACCTGTTTTTATATCAAATAAGGTATGGAAACGGAATTAATGTCAGGATCGATGAAATCGGGAGCGCTGCCTTGTCCAGCGTTCCTCCATTGACCTTGCAGCTGCTGATTGAAAATGCTATCAAACATAATTTGTTCAGTACGGAGTCACCATTAAATATTCATATTTACTTTCGGGATAGCCAGTTCATGGTTGTAGAGAACAATAAAATTCCTAAAACAAATCCCGAACCGAGTACAAACGTGGGACTAAAGAATATCATGGAGAGATATCGCCTGTTGAGTGACCAGATACCTTTAATCACCGATGAAAATCTTTTTTTCAGGGTGGAAATACCGCTAATTGATCCACATCATTCAAAATTATAA
- a CDS encoding DUF2147 domain-containing protein — protein sequence MTTIFSVFFGLISQAQQAAITGKWITPDKDVIEFYAEGQVITAKQIGTETEKDKIYNNKTIAKELKSISAKVFEGIVIDPKDNKTYRGRFTISESGTELNLKVKWGFLSFNETWKRVN from the coding sequence ATGACCACCATATTTTCAGTGTTTTTTGGTTTAATTTCACAAGCTCAGCAGGCAGCTATTACAGGTAAGTGGATAACCCCGGATAAAGATGTTATCGAGTTTTATGCGGAAGGCCAGGTAATAACGGCCAAACAAATCGGTACTGAAACAGAAAAAGATAAAATTTACAACAATAAGACTATCGCAAAAGAGCTAAAATCAATTTCTGCAAAGGTTTTCGAAGGAATTGTGATTGATCCGAAAGACAATAAAACCTATCGCGGTCGTTTCACGATCAGTGAATCCGGTACAGAATTAAACCTCAAGGTAAAGTGGGGCTTCCTCAGTTTCAATGAAACGTGGAAACGGGTAAATTGA
- a CDS encoding outer membrane protein yields the protein MRLIKIKKQHSIARHKIKKSFFVTLMSIGALASTACAQSVDDPAARKLYLDFGGSVGLFIPYNQVKGQNTLTGSNAMTALQLNYHQNYFVKLQFGQTTVNFKSQSNLGAINSSINAQANSSNLGLGFGYQHSFGRWQPFVLAGVGTSFIDVPTTSFDVKTNAVNYSTFSGTYLYINAGAGINYKISKSFILFLEAQGSTIPELPNKSSTHLSGISTMAGIKAPL from the coding sequence ATGAGACTGATAAAAATAAAGAAGCAGCATTCAATTGCCAGACATAAAATAAAAAAGAGTTTTTTTGTTACGCTGATGTCTATCGGCGCTTTAGCATCGACCGCCTGCGCACAAAGCGTTGATGATCCGGCAGCCCGCAAATTGTACCTGGATTTTGGCGGTTCGGTCGGCCTTTTTATTCCTTACAATCAGGTTAAAGGCCAAAATACGCTGACAGGTTCGAATGCAATGACTGCTCTTCAGCTTAACTATCACCAAAATTACTTTGTCAAATTACAATTCGGGCAAACAACAGTCAATTTCAAATCCCAAAGTAACCTTGGAGCCATTAACTCGTCTATTAACGCTCAGGCGAATAGCTCCAACCTTGGTTTAGGCTTTGGTTACCAGCACAGTTTTGGCCGGTGGCAGCCATTTGTCTTAGCCGGTGTTGGCACATCATTTATCGATGTACCCACGACGTCATTTGATGTGAAAACTAACGCAGTCAACTATAGTACATTCTCGGGCACCTATCTCTATATTAATGCGGGGGCAGGTATTAACTACAAGATATCGAAGTCGTTCATATTATTTCTGGAAGCACAGGGATCAACAATACCTGAACTTCCAAATAAATCAAGTACGCATCTGAGCGGTATCAGCACCATGGCCGGTATTAAAGCACCTTTATAG